In Geobacter anodireducens, a genomic segment contains:
- a CDS encoding cytochrome C oxidase assembly protein, whose amino-acid sequence MELQITWFVLWGVLWAVYFMLDGFVLGTGILHNVIAKTDGEKRVLINAVGPVWDGNEVWLLTAGGATFAAFPTTYALMFSYLYTALLLLLFSLIIRGVAFEFRGKIESASWKKAWDVAIQVSSFLPALLFGVAFGNIFAGLPMDADGYHGSLIGLLNPYGLLTGVLFVLLFTVHGALYLSVKSVGDLSARAKGVADKVWPALLVVAVAFLAYTKFATKLYDNYLSQPVLFIVPLLAVAGLVGTRLFSAKGATLAAFAASCVTVLMVAATGVAGLFPNLIPSSLDPAYSLTIFNSSSSPYTLKIMTAVAFIFVPIVIAYKIWVYRIFRAPVTEADVLNDTHAY is encoded by the coding sequence ATGGAACTGCAGATTACTTGGTTCGTTCTCTGGGGTGTACTCTGGGCGGTCTACTTCATGCTCGACGGATTTGTGCTCGGCACGGGCATCCTGCACAACGTAATAGCGAAGACCGACGGCGAGAAACGGGTGCTCATCAACGCCGTGGGACCGGTCTGGGACGGCAACGAGGTCTGGCTGCTCACCGCCGGCGGAGCAACCTTTGCCGCATTTCCGACCACCTATGCGCTCATGTTCAGTTATCTCTACACGGCGCTCCTGTTGTTGCTCTTCTCGCTCATCATCCGCGGGGTGGCCTTCGAGTTCAGGGGCAAGATTGAGAGCGCCAGTTGGAAAAAGGCATGGGACGTGGCTATTCAGGTGTCGAGCTTTCTGCCCGCGCTCCTGTTCGGGGTGGCCTTCGGCAATATCTTCGCCGGCCTTCCCATGGACGCCGACGGCTACCACGGCAGCCTCATCGGCCTGCTGAATCCCTACGGACTGCTCACGGGAGTGCTCTTCGTGCTCCTTTTCACGGTGCACGGAGCCCTTTACCTGTCGGTCAAGTCGGTTGGCGACCTGAGTGCCCGGGCAAAGGGCGTTGCCGACAAGGTCTGGCCGGCGCTCCTGGTGGTTGCGGTGGCGTTTCTCGCGTACACGAAATTTGCCACGAAACTGTACGATAACTACCTGTCCCAGCCGGTTCTGTTCATTGTTCCTCTGCTTGCCGTGGCCGGGCTGGTCGGCACGCGTCTCTTCTCGGCCAAGGGGGCGACCCTGGCTGCCTTTGCCGCCTCGTGCGTGACAGTGCTCATGGTGGCTGCGACCGGCGTGGCAGGGCTCTTCCCGAACCTGATCCCGTCGAGCCTCGACCCGGCCTACAGCCTGACCATCTTCAATTCATCGTCGAGCCCCTATACGCTCAAAATCATGACCGCGGTTGCCTTTATCTTCGTTCCCATCGTCATCGCCTACAAGATCTGGGTGTACCGGATATTCCGGGCTCCGGTCACGGAGGCAGACGTTCTCAACGATACACACGCCTACTGA
- a CDS encoding cytochrome D ubiquinol oxidase subunit I has product MDVLTLSRLQFAATTMFHFIFVPLTLGLSVLTAYMETRYVRTGDETYLKMAKFWGKLFLINFALGVVTGITQEFQFGMNWAEYSRYVGDIFGAPLAIEATVAFFLESVFIGVWIFGWNKVSKVTHAVAIWLVAIGTNLSALWILLANGWMQKPVGYVLRNGRAEMVDFLAVVTNPYGIIKFVHTLTSGYMVAAFFVMGISAWHLLRKNRIDFFVRSFRMAATFGFVAAILVFLSGDFHAVEIAKTQPTKFAAMESVWETRKGVGMNLILLPDPKNECNAVERLCIPNMVSMLAFHTPDAEIKGLKDFPKELRPPVQPTFWSFRLMVGLGTFMALAALAGVILSRMKHFENRTLFLRVMLLALPLPYIAAQLGWIVAELGRQPWIVYGVLKTADGVSKAVTTPQVVGSLVGFTLIYSLLGAIDIYLLAKYARKGPDDDLSGIIKPATAKGA; this is encoded by the coding sequence ATGGACGTACTAACCCTGAGCAGGCTCCAGTTCGCGGCAACGACGATGTTCCACTTCATTTTCGTGCCGCTCACCCTCGGCCTCTCCGTTCTCACGGCGTACATGGAAACCAGGTACGTGCGTACGGGTGATGAAACCTATCTGAAAATGGCCAAGTTCTGGGGCAAGCTCTTCCTGATCAACTTCGCCCTCGGCGTGGTCACCGGCATTACCCAGGAGTTCCAGTTCGGCATGAACTGGGCCGAGTATTCCCGCTACGTGGGCGATATCTTCGGCGCTCCGCTGGCCATCGAGGCCACGGTGGCATTCTTCCTGGAGTCGGTCTTTATCGGTGTCTGGATCTTCGGGTGGAACAAGGTGTCGAAGGTGACCCATGCGGTTGCCATCTGGCTCGTGGCCATCGGTACCAATCTCTCGGCTCTCTGGATCCTGCTGGCCAACGGCTGGATGCAGAAGCCGGTCGGCTACGTGCTGCGCAACGGCCGGGCCGAAATGGTCGACTTTCTGGCCGTGGTCACCAATCCCTACGGCATCATCAAATTCGTTCACACGCTGACGTCCGGCTACATGGTGGCGGCCTTCTTCGTGATGGGGATCTCCGCCTGGCACCTGCTCAGAAAGAACCGCATCGACTTCTTCGTCCGTTCGTTCAGAATGGCAGCCACCTTCGGCTTCGTCGCCGCCATCCTGGTATTCCTCTCCGGTGACTTCCACGCCGTTGAGATAGCCAAGACTCAGCCCACCAAGTTCGCTGCCATGGAGTCAGTCTGGGAGACCCGGAAGGGGGTCGGCATGAACCTGATTCTGCTCCCCGACCCGAAGAATGAGTGCAACGCCGTGGAGCGGCTCTGTATTCCGAACATGGTGAGCATGCTCGCCTTCCACACCCCCGATGCCGAGATCAAGGGGCTCAAGGACTTTCCCAAGGAGCTGCGCCCGCCGGTGCAGCCCACCTTCTGGAGTTTCCGACTCATGGTGGGCCTGGGTACGTTCATGGCCCTGGCCGCCTTGGCCGGCGTGATCCTTTCGCGCATGAAGCACTTCGAAAACCGGACCCTTTTCCTGCGAGTGATGCTGCTTGCACTGCCGCTCCCATACATTGCGGCGCAATTGGGCTGGATCGTGGCGGAACTGGGTCGTCAGCCCTGGATCGTCTATGGAGTGCTCAAGACGGCCGACGGTGTCTCAAAGGCCGTGACAACGCCCCAGGTGGTCGGTTCGCTGGTGGGGTTCACGCTCATCTACAGCCTGCTGGGTGCCATCGATATCTACCTGCTGGCCAAGTATGCCCGCAAGGGACCCGACGACGATCTTTCCGGCATCATTAAGCCTGCGACGGCAAAGGGGGCCTGA
- a CDS encoding orotate phosphoribosyltransferase, with protein MTDKERLKQIILELSYEKRRVILASGRESDFYFDGKQTTLHAEGGLLVGKLFYETIKDVQGVQGVGGITLGADPIATATSIAAFLDGRPMHAFIIRKEPKGHGTGQWLEGRKNLPPGSKVVIVEDVVTTGGSSMKAVKRAEEEGLQVLCIVSLVDREEGGRENIEQEGYELRTIFTKSELLA; from the coding sequence ATGACCGACAAGGAACGACTGAAGCAGATCATTCTGGAGCTGTCCTACGAGAAGCGGAGGGTAATTCTCGCCTCGGGCCGCGAAAGCGACTTCTATTTCGACGGCAAGCAGACCACCCTCCATGCCGAAGGGGGACTGCTGGTGGGCAAGCTTTTCTATGAGACCATCAAGGATGTGCAAGGGGTCCAGGGGGTAGGGGGGATCACCCTCGGCGCCGACCCCATTGCCACGGCAACCTCCATTGCCGCATTTCTGGACGGTCGCCCCATGCACGCGTTCATTATCCGCAAAGAACCCAAGGGGCACGGCACGGGCCAGTGGCTTGAAGGACGCAAGAACCTCCCTCCTGGATCAAAGGTGGTCATTGTCGAAGACGTGGTTACCACTGGCGGTTCCTCCATGAAGGCGGTCAAGCGGGCTGAAGAGGAAGGGCTCCAGGTGCTCTGCATCGTTTCCCTGGTTGACCGCGAGGAGGGGGGCCGCGAGAATATCGAGCAGGAAGGGTACGAGCTCCGAACCATCTTTACCAAGTCCGAACTGCTGGCCTGA
- a CDS encoding amidophosphoribosyltransferase produces MKLYRPTEECGIFGIHGHPEAANLTYLGLYALQHRGQEACGIVSSDGRSLYTHRSMGLVADVFGNQEIFGNLPGESAIGHVRYSTTGDSVLKNVQPIKVDYSRGSIAVAHNGNLVNAQYIKDELEAWGSIFQTTMDTEVILHLLATSKHSSLEDRIIDTLGRIKGAYCLLFLTETRMVAARDPHGFRPLCLGRLGDAWVVASESCALDLIEAEFVREIEPGEIVVITKDGLTSHFPHKKIEPAPCIFEFVYFARPDSYIFGKNVYQVRKEFGRQLCREHGIDADIVIPVPDSGVPAALGYAQEAGLPFELGLIRNHYVGRTFIEPQQSIRHFGVKIKLNPVREVLKGKRVVVIDDSIVRGTTSRKIVKMVRNAGASEVHVRISSPPTSYPCYYGIDTPTRKELISSSHTIEEIRKYITADSLGYLSEEGLLQAVGAGSNPFCKACFSGGYPITFPRLMAEPQLDLF; encoded by the coding sequence ATGAAGCTCTACAGACCAACGGAAGAGTGCGGCATTTTCGGTATCCACGGCCATCCCGAGGCGGCCAACCTGACTTATCTGGGGCTCTATGCCCTGCAGCACCGGGGGCAGGAGGCCTGCGGCATTGTTTCCTCGGACGGTCGCAGTCTCTATACCCACCGGAGCATGGGGCTCGTGGCGGATGTCTTCGGCAACCAGGAGATCTTCGGCAATCTCCCCGGCGAATCCGCCATCGGGCATGTGCGCTACTCCACCACCGGGGACTCGGTCCTCAAGAACGTACAACCCATCAAGGTCGACTACTCCCGGGGTTCCATTGCCGTTGCCCACAACGGTAACCTGGTGAACGCCCAATACATCAAGGACGAGTTGGAGGCCTGGGGTTCCATTTTCCAGACCACCATGGACACGGAGGTGATTCTCCACCTGCTGGCCACCTCCAAGCATAGTTCCCTGGAGGATCGGATCATCGATACCCTCGGCCGGATCAAGGGTGCCTACTGTCTTCTGTTTCTCACTGAGACCCGCATGGTGGCGGCCCGCGATCCACATGGCTTCCGCCCCCTTTGTCTCGGCAGGCTCGGCGATGCCTGGGTGGTTGCGTCCGAGAGCTGTGCCCTTGACCTGATCGAGGCCGAGTTTGTCCGTGAAATCGAGCCGGGCGAGATCGTGGTCATTACCAAGGACGGGCTCACCTCCCATTTCCCCCACAAGAAGATCGAGCCGGCACCCTGCATCTTCGAGTTCGTCTACTTTGCCCGCCCCGATTCCTACATCTTCGGCAAGAACGTCTACCAGGTCCGCAAGGAGTTCGGGCGCCAGCTCTGTCGCGAGCACGGCATCGATGCCGATATCGTTATCCCGGTTCCCGATTCGGGGGTCCCCGCGGCCCTGGGCTATGCCCAGGAGGCGGGCCTTCCCTTCGAGTTGGGGTTGATCCGCAACCACTACGTGGGGCGCACCTTCATCGAGCCACAGCAGTCGATCCGGCACTTCGGCGTGAAGATCAAGCTCAACCCGGTGCGGGAGGTGCTCAAGGGAAAGCGGGTGGTGGTCATCGATGATTCCATCGTCCGCGGCACCACTTCCCGCAAGATCGTGAAAATGGTACGCAATGCCGGCGCATCCGAGGTTCACGTTCGCATCTCATCACCTCCCACGAGCTATCCCTGCTACTACGGCATCGACACCCCTACCCGCAAAGAACTCATCTCCTCGTCACACACCATCGAGGAAATCCGCAAGTACATAACCGCCGATTCGCTGGGCTACCTTTCGGAGGAAGGGCTGCTCCAGGCCGTGGGCGCCGGCAGCAACCCCTTCTGCAAGGCCTGTTTCTCCGGCGGCTACCCGATTACATTTCCGCGCCTCATGGCCGAACCCCAACTGGACCTTTTCTGA
- a CDS encoding phosphoribosylformylglycinamidine synthase, whose amino-acid sequence MAKARAIVITGNGTNCEMEAAHACRLGGFDETVIAHISDILTGEVRLDEFHFLNLTGGFLDGDDLGSAKAQANRFRYARINDLKEHLIDQIMRFIDAGKLILGVCNGFQLMTKMGLLAAIDGAYLTQTATLTFNDCGRFQDRWVYLKVDPASPSIYTRGVDRGLYLPIRHGEGKFVVDGPATLAAIEGKHLAVFTYSDATYSAPTMEFPLNPNGSVNAIAAVCNESGRLMGMMPHPEAFLHRTNHPRWTREELPEEGDGLVLFRNAAAYVKANLL is encoded by the coding sequence ATGGCAAAGGCACGAGCGATAGTCATTACCGGCAACGGCACAAACTGCGAAATGGAAGCGGCCCACGCCTGCCGCCTCGGCGGCTTCGACGAAACCGTCATCGCCCACATTTCCGATATTCTCACCGGCGAGGTCCGGCTCGACGAGTTCCATTTCCTCAATCTCACCGGCGGGTTCCTGGATGGGGACGACCTGGGGAGCGCCAAGGCCCAGGCAAACCGCTTCAGATATGCCCGGATCAACGACCTGAAAGAACACCTGATCGACCAGATCATGCGTTTCATTGATGCGGGCAAGCTGATCCTCGGCGTCTGCAACGGGTTCCAGCTCATGACCAAGATGGGACTGCTGGCTGCCATTGACGGCGCCTATCTGACCCAGACGGCAACTCTCACCTTCAATGACTGCGGCAGATTCCAGGATCGCTGGGTCTACCTGAAAGTCGACCCGGCATCGCCGTCGATCTACACGAGGGGAGTGGACAGGGGGCTCTATCTGCCAATCCGCCACGGCGAAGGCAAGTTCGTTGTGGACGGCCCGGCAACCCTTGCCGCCATCGAAGGGAAGCACCTGGCGGTCTTCACCTATTCAGACGCGACATATTCGGCACCCACCATGGAGTTTCCGCTGAACCCCAACGGGTCGGTCAATGCCATCGCTGCGGTCTGCAACGAATCCGGCCGGCTCATGGGGATGATGCCTCATCCCGAGGCGTTCCTTCACCGGACCAATCATCCCCGCTGGACCCGCGAAGAACTTCCCGAAGAGGGGGATGGACTTGTCCTGTTCCGCAACGCGGCCGCCTACGTCAAGGCAAACCTGCTGTAG
- a CDS encoding phosphoribosylformylglycinamidine synthase gives MAQRIEIALKEGVRDARGERVRREIEHFFHLPVREVRTIDVYTVDAGISQEELVKAASEPFSDPVIQTWSLDRPLADGFDYLVEVGFRPGVTDNVGRTAREAIEYITGRPFAAGEGVYTSVQYLLSGALSRTDVERIARDLLCNTLIQRYIVLDRAEFTASGGVAVVVPKVTGETRAQVREIDLNVSDEELMRISREGVLALTLDEMKVIQGHYRDPAVIAERAKVGLAARPTDAELEALAQTWSEHCKHKIFSGNIEYVDENGNREEIRSLFKTFIQGTTRKVREQLGERDFCLSVFKDNAGVIRWNDDWSLVFKVETHNSPSALDPYGGALTGIVGVNRDPFGTGKGSKLIFNTDVFCFASPFYDKPLPSRLLHPRRIYEGVVEGVEHGGNKSGIPTVNGSIVFDDRFAGKPLVFCGTAGLMPATINGVPAHEKFIRPGDLIVMTGGRIGKDGIHGATFSSEELHEGSPVTAVQIGDPITQKRMTDFLIRARDKGLYNFITDNGAGGLSSSIGEMSGECGGCRMDLSKAPLKYPGLDPWEILISEAQERMSLAVPPEHIDEFMAMARRFGVEATILGEFTDSGYFHIMYGDRTVAYLPMDFLHEGLPPMQMRGVWEVKRHEEPAPEVKEDYAADLKQLLGSLNICSKESVVRRYDHEVQGGSVVKPFTGVANDGPSDAAVIRPVLDSFEGVVVSHGICPRYSDIDTYHMTANAIDEALRNYVAVGGSLDLVAGLDNFCWCDPVQSDKTPDGEYKMAQLVRSNKALYDYCVAFGIPLISGKDSMKNDFWDGNVKISIPPTLLFSVIGKIDDIRTAVTMDAKRPGDIVYLLGKTGYELGGSEYLALKGYVGNSVPQVNTAEALPRYRALHRAISQGLVASCHDLSDGGLAVALAETAFAGGFGIAAELARVLWSGDESRKSDAALLFSESASRHLVTVRPENRDAFESVMAGNCFSSIGVVTEEGRVTIAGLSGTGVIDAGIDELKQAWQSPLREL, from the coding sequence ATGGCGCAACGAATCGAAATCGCCCTGAAAGAGGGAGTTCGCGATGCCCGCGGCGAGCGGGTTCGGCGGGAGATCGAGCATTTTTTCCACCTGCCGGTGCGCGAGGTGCGCACCATCGACGTCTATACGGTGGATGCCGGCATTTCGCAGGAAGAGCTGGTGAAAGCCGCCTCGGAGCCGTTCAGCGACCCGGTCATCCAGACCTGGAGCCTGGACCGGCCTCTTGCCGACGGGTTCGACTACCTGGTGGAGGTCGGGTTCCGACCCGGCGTTACCGACAACGTGGGCCGCACGGCCCGGGAGGCCATCGAATACATCACCGGCCGTCCCTTTGCCGCAGGAGAGGGGGTCTACACCTCGGTGCAGTACCTGCTTTCCGGAGCCCTGTCGCGGACCGATGTGGAACGGATTGCCCGCGACCTCCTCTGCAACACGCTCATCCAGCGCTACATTGTCCTGGATCGGGCGGAATTCACCGCTTCCGGCGGGGTTGCAGTCGTTGTCCCCAAAGTGACGGGAGAAACCCGCGCCCAGGTTCGGGAGATCGACCTGAACGTTTCCGACGAGGAGCTGATGCGGATCAGCCGCGAAGGGGTTCTTGCCCTCACGCTCGACGAAATGAAGGTGATCCAGGGCCATTACCGCGACCCCGCCGTGATAGCGGAACGGGCCAAGGTCGGGCTTGCGGCCAGACCCACCGACGCGGAGCTGGAGGCCCTCGCCCAGACCTGGTCGGAGCACTGCAAGCACAAGATTTTCTCCGGTAACATCGAATATGTCGACGAAAACGGCAACCGCGAGGAGATCCGCTCCCTGTTCAAGACCTTTATTCAGGGAACCACCAGGAAGGTACGGGAGCAGCTCGGCGAGCGGGACTTCTGCCTTTCGGTCTTCAAGGACAATGCCGGGGTCATCCGCTGGAACGACGACTGGTCCCTGGTGTTCAAGGTGGAGACCCACAACTCTCCGTCGGCCCTGGACCCCTATGGCGGAGCGCTCACCGGCATCGTCGGCGTGAACCGCGACCCCTTCGGCACCGGCAAAGGGTCCAAACTCATCTTCAATACCGATGTCTTCTGCTTTGCATCGCCGTTCTACGACAAGCCCCTTCCGAGCCGGCTGCTGCACCCGCGCCGCATCTATGAGGGCGTCGTGGAAGGGGTGGAGCACGGTGGCAACAAGAGCGGCATCCCCACGGTGAATGGCTCCATCGTCTTTGACGACCGTTTCGCCGGCAAGCCCCTGGTCTTCTGCGGCACGGCAGGGCTCATGCCCGCCACCATCAACGGGGTCCCGGCCCACGAGAAGTTCATCCGTCCCGGCGATCTGATCGTCATGACCGGCGGTCGCATCGGCAAGGACGGCATCCACGGCGCCACCTTTTCATCCGAAGAGCTCCACGAAGGCTCTCCGGTGACGGCGGTGCAGATCGGCGACCCCATCACCCAGAAGCGGATGACCGATTTCCTCATCCGCGCGCGGGACAAGGGGCTCTACAACTTCATCACCGACAACGGCGCCGGCGGGCTTTCCTCGTCCATCGGCGAGATGTCGGGCGAGTGCGGCGGCTGCCGCATGGATCTGTCCAAGGCGCCTCTCAAGTATCCGGGGCTCGATCCCTGGGAAATCCTGATCTCGGAGGCCCAGGAGCGGATGAGCCTCGCGGTGCCGCCCGAGCACATCGACGAGTTCATGGCCATGGCCCGCCGTTTCGGCGTTGAGGCGACCATACTCGGCGAGTTCACCGATTCAGGCTATTTCCACATCATGTACGGGGACAGAACCGTCGCGTACCTTCCCATGGACTTCCTCCACGAAGGGCTTCCTCCCATGCAGATGCGGGGAGTATGGGAAGTGAAGCGTCACGAGGAGCCGGCGCCGGAGGTGAAGGAAGACTATGCTGCCGACCTGAAGCAACTGCTCGGTTCGCTCAATATCTGCTCCAAGGAGTCGGTGGTCCGGCGCTATGACCACGAGGTGCAGGGGGGGAGCGTGGTGAAGCCGTTCACGGGCGTTGCCAACGACGGCCCCTCGGATGCGGCGGTGATCCGGCCGGTGCTCGACTCCTTCGAGGGGGTCGTGGTGAGCCACGGCATCTGCCCGCGGTACAGCGACATCGATACCTACCACATGACCGCCAACGCCATTGACGAGGCCCTGCGCAACTATGTGGCCGTGGGCGGCTCCCTGGATCTGGTGGCGGGGCTCGACAACTTCTGCTGGTGCGACCCGGTCCAGTCCGACAAGACCCCTGACGGCGAGTACAAGATGGCCCAACTGGTTCGCTCCAACAAGGCCCTCTATGACTATTGCGTTGCCTTCGGCATCCCTCTCATCTCGGGCAAGGACTCCATGAAGAACGACTTCTGGGACGGCAACGTGAAGATATCCATCCCGCCGACCCTCCTGTTCTCGGTGATCGGCAAGATCGACGACATCCGCACTGCAGTCACCATGGATGCCAAGCGTCCGGGCGACATCGTCTACCTCCTGGGCAAGACCGGCTATGAACTGGGCGGCTCCGAGTACCTGGCCCTCAAGGGATACGTGGGCAACAGCGTGCCGCAGGTGAATACGGCCGAGGCGCTGCCGCGTTACCGTGCCTTGCACCGGGCCATCAGCCAAGGGCTGGTTGCTTCATGTCACGACCTTTCCGACGGCGGCCTCGCCGTGGCCCTGGCCGAAACGGCCTTTGCCGGCGGATTCGGCATTGCCGCCGAACTGGCACGGGTCCTCTGGAGCGGCGATGAATCCCGGAAGAGCGACGCAGCTCTCCTGTTCTCCGAGTCTGCGTCGCGGCACTTGGTCACGGTTCGTCCCGAAAACCGGGATGCCTTCGAGTCGGTCATGGCAGGGAACTGCTTCTCCTCCATCGGAGTGGTGACGGAAGAGGGTAGGGTGACCATTGCCGGTCTTTCGGGCACCGGGGTCATCGACGCGGGGATCGACGAACTCAAGCAAGCGTGGCAGAGCCCGCTGAGGGAGCTGTAA
- a CDS encoding mechanosensitive ion channel protein MscS yields MADIIAFLSSFYRLEAGDHLLLFWLKEALIALIIFSFFWGLSLLLRTLLSRWVPRFTAFTSTDLDDRILTRVTPPACLLVVLAGLYYAVKSLPFPEKAHVLSAGAIFIINTIVVTNIAWRVTNELLVWYGSRLAERHGAGVDRQIIPPLEKLITIFLSGIALMVVLQHFNYDIISVVTALGIGSLAIGMAAKETLANMISGFTLMVDRPFRIGDRIQLASGQWGDVADIGLRTTKIKTVDNTLLIIPNSELCNTTIINLAFPDVRAKGRINIGISYDSDVERAKSLLVETALDVPAVLREPAPEAFFVSFGESALNMSLFFWVSEYGSVFATADKINERIIARFREEGITIPYPIRTVIMEKEQ; encoded by the coding sequence GTGGCTGACATCATAGCGTTTCTCAGCAGCTTCTACCGGTTGGAGGCAGGGGATCATCTGCTGCTCTTCTGGCTGAAGGAAGCCCTCATCGCCCTGATCATCTTCAGTTTTTTCTGGGGGTTGTCTCTGTTGCTCCGGACTCTGCTTAGCAGATGGGTCCCCCGGTTCACCGCGTTCACGAGCACCGACCTGGACGACCGCATTCTGACGCGCGTGACGCCGCCTGCCTGTCTGCTGGTGGTGTTGGCCGGGCTCTACTATGCGGTCAAGTCGCTGCCGTTTCCGGAGAAGGCCCACGTGCTCAGTGCCGGGGCCATCTTTATCATTAACACCATCGTTGTGACCAATATTGCCTGGCGGGTCACAAACGAGCTGTTGGTGTGGTATGGAAGCCGGCTTGCCGAGCGTCACGGGGCCGGAGTGGACCGGCAGATCATCCCTCCCCTTGAAAAGCTCATTACCATTTTCCTCTCGGGCATCGCCCTGATGGTGGTGCTGCAGCACTTCAACTACGACATCATATCGGTGGTGACGGCACTGGGCATCGGCTCCCTTGCCATCGGTATGGCGGCAAAGGAAACGCTGGCAAACATGATCTCCGGTTTTACCCTCATGGTGGACCGTCCCTTCCGCATCGGCGACCGGATTCAGCTTGCCTCCGGCCAATGGGGCGACGTGGCCGATATCGGGTTGAGAACCACCAAGATCAAGACCGTGGACAATACGCTGCTCATCATTCCCAACTCGGAGCTTTGCAACACCACCATCATCAATCTGGCGTTTCCCGACGTCCGCGCCAAGGGGCGGATCAACATCGGCATTTCCTATGACAGCGACGTCGAACGGGCCAAGTCGCTGCTGGTGGAAACGGCTCTGGATGTCCCCGCGGTGCTGCGGGAGCCGGCGCCAGAGGCGTTTTTCGTGTCGTTCGGCGAAAGCGCCCTCAATATGTCGCTCTTCTTCTGGGTGAGTGAATACGGCTCTGTCTTCGCCACTGCCGATAAAATCAATGAACGGATCATCGCACGGTTCCGCGAGGAGGGGATCACCATTCCCTATCCGATACGGACGGTCATCATGGAAAAGGAACAGTAA
- a CDS encoding adenylosuccinate lyase: protein MIERYSRPEMARIWEPRNRYQKWLDIEIYACEAHAGLGNVPRDAVERIKAKADFDVDRIDEIERTVKHDVIAFLTSVADYIGDDSRFVHLGLTSSDVLDTSFAMLLTEASDLIIDDIKRLMEVIKRRAYEHKDTPMMGRSHGIHAEPVTFGIKMALWYDEMKRNLRRMEAARETVAYGKISGAVGTFANIDPQVEEYVCAKAGLKPAPCSTQVIQRDRHAEFFSTLAIIAASIEKFAVEIRHLQRTEVLEAEEFFSKGQKGSSAMPHKRNPVLSENLTGLARLMRGYAVSALENVPLWHERDISHSSVERVIGPDATICLDFMLNRAIGLIDNLVVYPENMMRNLNLMRGLIFSQRVLLKLATAGASREKAYELVQRNAMKVWEQGKDFQEELLADSEVRGFLPEDEVREAFDLNYHLKHVDTIFTRVFGG from the coding sequence GTGATCGAACGTTACAGCCGTCCCGAAATGGCCCGTATCTGGGAGCCGCGCAACCGCTACCAGAAGTGGCTCGACATCGAGATTTACGCCTGCGAGGCCCACGCCGGCCTGGGCAACGTGCCCCGCGACGCGGTGGAGCGCATCAAGGCAAAGGCTGACTTCGACGTGGACCGCATCGACGAGATCGAGCGGACCGTGAAGCACGACGTCATCGCCTTTCTCACCTCCGTTGCCGACTACATCGGAGATGATTCGCGCTTCGTCCACCTGGGACTCACGTCGTCGGACGTGCTCGACACATCGTTCGCCATGCTCCTGACCGAGGCATCCGATCTCATCATCGATGACATCAAACGCCTCATGGAGGTCATCAAGCGCCGCGCTTACGAACACAAGGATACGCCGATGATGGGGCGTTCCCACGGCATTCACGCCGAACCGGTCACCTTCGGCATCAAGATGGCCCTCTGGTACGACGAGATGAAGCGCAATCTCCGCCGGATGGAGGCTGCCCGGGAAACCGTTGCCTACGGCAAGATATCCGGCGCGGTCGGCACCTTTGCCAATATCGATCCGCAGGTGGAGGAATATGTCTGCGCCAAGGCAGGGCTCAAACCGGCTCCCTGCTCGACCCAGGTGATCCAGCGGGACCGCCACGCGGAGTTCTTCTCCACCCTGGCGATCATCGCCGCCTCCATCGAGAAGTTCGCCGTGGAGATCCGTCATCTCCAGCGAACCGAAGTGCTTGAGGCCGAGGAGTTTTTCAGCAAGGGGCAAAAGGGGTCGTCGGCCATGCCCCACAAGCGCAATCCCGTCCTTTCGGAGAACCTGACCGGCCTTGCACGGCTCATGCGGGGCTACGCGGTATCCGCCCTCGAAAACGTGCCCCTCTGGCACGAGCGGGATATCTCCCACTCGTCCGTCGAGCGGGTCATCGGCCCGGACGCCACCATCTGTCTCGATTTCATGCTCAACCGGGCCATCGGGCTCATCGACAATCTCGTGGTCTACCCCGAGAACATGATGCGGAACCTGAACCTCATGCGCGGCCTCATCTTCTCCCAACGGGTACTCCTTAAGCTGGCCACTGCCGGTGCGTCACGCGAGAAGGCCTATGAACTGGTCCAGCGCAATGCCATGAAGGTGTGGGAGCAGGGCAAGGATTTCCAGGAGGAGCTCCTGGCCGACAGTGAAGTGCGCGGTTTCCTCCCGGAGGATGAAGTCCGTGAGGCCTTTGACCTCAACTACCACCTGAAGCATGTGGACACCATCTTCACGAGGGTCTTCGGTGGCTGA